In Streptomyces sp. P9-A4, a single window of DNA contains:
- a CDS encoding acyl-CoA dehydrogenase family protein gives MTGAEELRVLTRKLLDEHPPAGTDRTDFLRARFDAGLAWVHYPVGLGGLDAPRALQSVVDAELAAAGAPDNDPRRIGIGLGMAAPTVLAHGSDEVKRRFLRPLWVGEEVWCQLFSEPGAGSDLAALATRAVRDDAGDWIVDGQKVWTSSAHVARWAILIARTDPDAPKHRGITYFVCDMTDPGVEVRPLRQITGEAEFNEVFLTGVRIPDAHRLGEVGDGWRVAQTTLMNERVSIGGARVPREGGMIGKAATTWRERPELRTHDLHRRLLDLWVDAEVARLSGERLRQQLVAGRPGPEGSAMKLAFARLNQAISGLEVELLGDEGLLYGEWEMRRPELVDFTGRDAGYRYLRSKGNSIEGGTSEVLLNIVAERVLGLPPEPRNDKDVAWKDLAR, from the coding sequence ATGACCGGCGCCGAGGAACTGCGCGTACTCACCAGGAAGCTGCTGGACGAGCACCCGCCCGCCGGCACCGACCGCACCGACTTCCTGCGCGCCCGCTTCGACGCCGGACTCGCGTGGGTGCACTACCCCGTCGGCCTCGGCGGACTCGACGCGCCCCGCGCGCTCCAGTCCGTCGTCGACGCCGAACTCGCCGCCGCCGGCGCCCCCGACAACGACCCGCGCAGGATCGGCATCGGCCTCGGCATGGCCGCCCCCACCGTCCTCGCCCACGGCTCCGACGAGGTCAAGCGCCGGTTCCTCCGGCCCCTCTGGGTCGGCGAGGAGGTCTGGTGCCAGCTCTTCAGCGAGCCAGGCGCCGGCTCCGACCTCGCCGCGCTCGCCACCCGGGCCGTCCGGGACGACGCGGGGGACTGGATCGTCGACGGACAGAAGGTGTGGACCTCCAGCGCCCACGTCGCCCGCTGGGCCATCCTCATCGCCCGCACCGACCCGGACGCCCCCAAGCACCGGGGCATCACCTACTTCGTCTGCGACATGACCGACCCCGGTGTGGAGGTCCGGCCGCTGCGCCAGATCACCGGCGAGGCCGAGTTCAACGAGGTCTTCCTCACCGGCGTCCGCATCCCCGACGCCCACCGCCTCGGCGAGGTCGGCGACGGCTGGCGGGTCGCGCAGACCACCCTCATGAACGAGCGGGTCTCCATCGGCGGCGCCCGCGTCCCGCGCGAGGGCGGCATGATCGGGAAGGCCGCCACGACCTGGCGCGAACGCCCCGAGCTGCGCACCCATGACCTGCACCGGCGCCTCCTCGACCTGTGGGTCGACGCGGAGGTGGCCAGGCTGTCCGGGGAGCGGCTCCGGCAGCAGCTCGTCGCGGGCCGCCCCGGCCCGGAGGGCAGCGCGATGAAACTGGCCTTCGCCCGGCTCAACCAGGCCATCAGTGGTCTGGAGGTCGAACTCCTCGGCGACGAGGGTCTGTTGTACGGGGAATGGGAGATGCGCCGCCCCGAACTCGTCGACTTCACCGGCCGTGACGCGGGCTACCGCTATCTGCGCTCCAAGGGCAACTCGATCGAGGGCGGTACGAGCGAGGTGCTGCTCAACATCGTCGCCGAGCGGGTCCTCGGGCTGCCGCCGGAGCCCCGCAACGACAAGGACGTCGCCTGGAAGGACCTCGCCCGATGA
- a CDS encoding NADPH:quinone oxidoreductase family protein: MQAWRVYENGEPAAVMRREEVDPPTPGDGQVLLRVRAANVNFPDALLCRGHYQVRPPLPFTPGVEVCAETEDGRRVITTAALPHGGFADLVLADAAGLLPAPESLDDAEAAALHIGYQTGWFGLHRRAALRAGETLLVHAAAGGVGSAAVQLGKAAGATVIGVVGGPEKAAVARALGCDLVIDRRAEDVVAAVKAATGGRGADVIYDPVGGEAYQQSAKCVAFEGRIVIVGFASGAVPAPALNHALVKNYSVLGLHWGLYAAKDPASIARCHETLTEYAAKGVIRPLIGERVPFAGAADAVQRVVDGTTTGRLVVLPEGARA; this comes from the coding sequence ATGCAGGCATGGCGTGTGTACGAGAACGGGGAACCGGCCGCGGTGATGCGCCGCGAGGAGGTGGACCCGCCCACGCCCGGCGACGGCCAGGTCCTCCTCAGAGTCCGCGCCGCGAACGTCAACTTCCCCGACGCGCTGCTCTGCCGCGGCCACTACCAGGTCCGCCCCCCGCTGCCCTTCACCCCCGGCGTCGAGGTCTGCGCCGAGACCGAGGACGGTCGCAGGGTCATCACCACCGCCGCCCTCCCGCACGGCGGCTTCGCCGACCTCGTGCTCGCCGACGCGGCCGGACTGCTCCCCGCCCCCGAGTCGCTCGACGACGCGGAGGCCGCCGCCCTCCACATCGGCTACCAGACGGGCTGGTTCGGCCTGCACCGCCGCGCCGCCCTCCGGGCGGGCGAGACCCTCCTCGTCCACGCGGCGGCCGGCGGCGTCGGCAGCGCCGCCGTCCAGCTCGGCAAGGCCGCGGGAGCCACCGTCATCGGCGTCGTCGGCGGACCCGAGAAGGCAGCGGTCGCCCGCGCACTCGGCTGCGACCTCGTCATCGACCGGCGTGCCGAGGACGTCGTCGCCGCCGTCAAGGCCGCGACCGGCGGACGCGGCGCCGACGTGATCTACGACCCCGTCGGCGGCGAGGCCTACCAGCAGTCCGCCAAATGCGTCGCCTTCGAGGGCCGGATCGTGATCGTCGGCTTCGCCAGCGGCGCCGTCCCCGCCCCCGCGCTCAACCACGCCCTGGTGAAGAACTACTCGGTCCTCGGCCTCCACTGGGGCCTCTACGCGGCGAAGGACCCGGCCTCGATCGCGCGCTGCCACGAGACCCTGACCGAGTACGCGGCCAAGGGCGTCATCAGGCCGCTCATCGGCGAGCGCGTCCCCTTCGCGGGCGCGGCCGACGCCGTCCAGCGCGTCGTCGACGGCACCACCACCGGCCGCCTGGTCGTCCTTCCGGAAGGGGCCCGCGCATGA
- a CDS encoding helix-turn-helix domain-containing protein, whose protein sequence is MTEDDRIDAVLNEVGPRLRRVRRDRGVTLAELSAATGISVSTLSRLESGQRKPSLELLLPLARAHQVPLDELVGAPATGDPRVKAKPIVRNGRTMFPLTRQPGGLQAYKVIQEETQGEPDPRVHEGYEWLYVLSGKLRLVLGEHDVVLAAGEAAEFDTRVPHWFGPTADGPVEFLSLYGPQGERMHVRARPKKSG, encoded by the coding sequence ATGACCGAAGACGACCGCATAGACGCCGTCCTGAACGAGGTCGGCCCCCGGCTCCGCCGCGTCCGCCGCGACCGGGGCGTCACCCTCGCCGAACTCTCCGCCGCCACCGGCATCTCCGTCAGCACCCTGTCCCGCCTGGAGTCCGGACAGCGCAAACCCAGCCTCGAACTCCTGCTGCCGCTCGCCCGCGCCCATCAGGTCCCGCTCGACGAACTCGTCGGCGCCCCCGCCACCGGCGACCCGAGGGTCAAGGCCAAGCCGATCGTGCGCAACGGCCGCACGATGTTCCCGCTGACCCGGCAGCCCGGCGGCCTCCAGGCGTACAAGGTGATCCAGGAGGAGACCCAGGGGGAGCCGGACCCGCGTGTCCACGAGGGCTACGAATGGCTCTACGTACTCTCCGGGAAGCTCCGGCTGGTCCTCGGCGAGCATGACGTCGTCCTCGCCGCGGGGGAGGCGGCCGAGTTCGACACGCGCGTCCCGCACTGGTTCGGGCCGACGGCCGACGGACCGGTGGAGTTCCTGAGCCTGTACGGGCCGCAGGGGGAACGGATGCACGTCAGGGCCCGCCCGAAGAAGTCCGGCTGA
- a CDS encoding NAD(P)/FAD-dependent oxidoreductase, whose protein sequence is MNAHLDDTYDYEALVIGGGAAGLSAALILGRSRRRTLVVDAGEPRNAPAAHMQGVLSRDGMSPADFLAAGRAEIAGYGVGFRTGEVTDAAPDGHGGFTLTLADGGTVSARRLVVTTGLVDELPAVDGLAGRWGRDVLHCPYCHGWEVRDGAFGVIAHPTMAAHQALMVAHWSKDVTLFLHTAAEPSAHEAALLDAAGVRIERGEVTGLAVQDDRLTGVRLADGRTVARSVVFAAASRLAPRDGLLRRLGAELRTTPFGEFVAVDETGRTSVPGVWAAGNVTGPQEQVVNAVSRGYRAGAALNGELVFACLEAAVARRRKDGAGRPTG, encoded by the coding sequence ATGAACGCACATCTGGACGACACGTACGACTACGAGGCCCTGGTGATCGGCGGGGGCGCGGCCGGGCTCAGCGCCGCCCTGATCCTGGGCCGGTCACGGCGCAGGACCCTGGTGGTCGACGCCGGGGAGCCGCGCAACGCTCCCGCCGCGCACATGCAGGGCGTCCTGTCCCGGGACGGCATGAGCCCGGCGGACTTCCTCGCGGCCGGGCGGGCCGAGATCGCGGGGTACGGGGTCGGCTTCCGGACCGGTGAGGTGACGGACGCGGCACCCGACGGGCACGGCGGCTTCACCCTCACCCTGGCGGACGGCGGCACGGTGAGCGCGCGCAGGCTCGTCGTCACCACCGGGCTCGTCGACGAGCTGCCCGCCGTCGACGGGCTCGCCGGACGGTGGGGCCGTGACGTGCTGCACTGCCCCTACTGCCACGGCTGGGAGGTCCGCGACGGGGCCTTCGGCGTCATCGCCCATCCGACGATGGCCGCCCACCAGGCGCTCATGGTCGCGCACTGGTCGAAGGATGTGACCCTGTTCCTCCACACCGCCGCCGAGCCCTCCGCGCACGAGGCGGCCCTCCTCGACGCGGCGGGCGTCCGGATCGAGCGGGGCGAGGTGACGGGGCTCGCGGTGCAGGACGACCGGCTGACCGGGGTGCGGCTCGCCGACGGCCGGACCGTGGCCCGCTCGGTGGTGTTCGCCGCCGCCTCGCGCCTCGCGCCCAGGGACGGGCTGCTGCGGCGGCTCGGCGCGGAGCTGCGCACCACCCCCTTCGGCGAGTTCGTGGCGGTGGACGAGACGGGCCGGACGAGCGTGCCCGGCGTGTGGGCCGCCGGGAACGTGACCGGCCCGCAGGAGCAGGTGGTCAACGCGGTCAGCCGGGGGTACCGGGCGGGCGCCGCGCTCAACGGCGAGCTGGTCTTCGCCTGTCTGGAGGCCGCGGTGGCGCGCCGGCGGAAGGACGGGGCCGGTCGGCCGACCGGATGA
- a CDS encoding VOC family protein — translation MLGTQFTKGSPCWIDLGSPDTDAAAAFYGAVLGWEFRSAGPEAGGYGFFQQEGRTVAALGPLTEEGAHSAWTVYFRTPDADATQKAAESAGGTVRAPALDVMEAGRMAALTDPGGAEFAVWQPGTTQGLERTSSTNTLVWVELHVPDPEAVLGFYGGLFGWRWAEMETPGMTYRVVSTAEGDQQDASFGGAAELQSDTPRWIPYFAVEDADAMAAAAQGNGGSVLMPAADIPDVGRIAWLADPFGAPFAVLKPAPMG, via the coding sequence ATGCTCGGTACGCAGTTCACCAAGGGTTCGCCCTGCTGGATCGACCTCGGCAGCCCCGACACCGACGCGGCGGCGGCCTTCTACGGCGCCGTCCTCGGCTGGGAGTTCCGCTCGGCGGGCCCCGAGGCCGGGGGCTACGGCTTCTTCCAGCAGGAGGGGCGTACGGTCGCCGCGCTCGGCCCGCTCACCGAGGAGGGCGCGCACAGCGCCTGGACGGTCTACTTCCGGACCCCGGACGCGGACGCCACCCAGAAGGCCGCCGAGTCGGCGGGCGGCACCGTGCGGGCGCCGGCCCTCGACGTCATGGAGGCGGGGCGGATGGCCGCCCTCACCGACCCGGGCGGCGCGGAGTTCGCCGTCTGGCAGCCGGGCACCACCCAGGGCCTCGAACGGACCTCGTCGACGAACACCCTGGTCTGGGTGGAACTGCACGTCCCCGACCCGGAGGCCGTCCTCGGCTTCTACGGGGGCCTGTTCGGCTGGCGCTGGGCGGAGATGGAGACGCCGGGCATGACGTACCGGGTCGTCTCCACGGCCGAGGGCGACCAGCAGGACGCCTCCTTCGGCGGCGCCGCCGAGCTCCAGAGCGACACACCGCGCTGGATCCCGTACTTCGCGGTGGAGGACGCCGACGCGATGGCTGCCGCGGCGCAGGGCAACGGCGGTTCGGTCCTGATGCCGGCGGCCGACATCCCGGACGTGGGCCGCATCGCCTGGCTGGCCGACCCCTTCGGGGCGCCCTTCGCGGTCCTCAAGCCCGCGCCGATGGGCTGA
- a CDS encoding PIG-L deacetylase family protein, producing the protein MTGTDVTDLAEMPGDWQRALAVVAHPDDLEYGCAAAVAEWTDAGKEVVYVLATRGEAGIDTLAPDVCGPLREREQRDSAAVVGVDTVEFLDHRDGTIEYGLGLRRDIAAAIRRHRPELVLTLNHRDTWGGGPGAPWNTPDHLAVGRATLDAAADAGNRWIFPELTERGLDPWNGVRWVAVAASSTPTHAVDASRGLDRAIRSLLCHRAYIEALTDEDPEEYVRSFLTGATGRAADRFGGRPAVAFELFAR; encoded by the coding sequence ATGACCGGAACCGATGTCACGGACCTCGCGGAGATGCCCGGCGACTGGCAGCGCGCCCTCGCCGTCGTCGCCCACCCCGACGACCTGGAGTACGGCTGCGCGGCGGCCGTCGCCGAGTGGACCGACGCCGGCAAGGAGGTCGTGTACGTCCTCGCCACCCGCGGCGAGGCGGGCATCGACACCCTCGCCCCCGACGTCTGCGGCCCGCTGCGCGAGCGCGAGCAGCGGGACAGCGCCGCCGTCGTCGGAGTGGACACCGTCGAGTTCCTCGACCACCGGGACGGGACCATCGAGTACGGGCTGGGGCTGCGCCGTGACATCGCGGCAGCGATCCGCCGCCACCGCCCGGAACTCGTCCTCACCCTCAACCACCGGGACACCTGGGGCGGCGGCCCCGGCGCTCCCTGGAACACCCCGGACCACCTGGCCGTCGGCCGTGCCACGCTCGACGCGGCGGCCGACGCGGGAAACCGCTGGATCTTCCCCGAACTCACCGAGCGGGGGCTCGACCCCTGGAACGGCGTGCGCTGGGTGGCGGTCGCGGCCTCCAGCACCCCGACGCACGCCGTCGACGCGAGCCGGGGCCTGGACCGGGCGATCCGCTCGCTGCTCTGCCACCGCGCCTACATCGAGGCCCTCACGGACGAGGACCCGGAGGAGTACGTCCGCTCCTTCCTCACCGGCGCGACGGGCCGCGCCGCCGACCGCTTCGGCGGCCGGCCCGCGGTGGCCTTCGAACTCTTCGCCCGCTGA
- a CDS encoding SIS domain-containing protein, which translates to MSTHVSAEIAGQPDCWRRAAEIADRHPEPLPARGERVAVVGCGTSYFIARAYAALRESLGAGETDAFPASDSTPLGRGYDRIVALTRSGTTTEVGDLLARAAGSIPTLVLTGVPDSPAGRLADRVIDLGFADERSVVQTRFATTALQLLRAGLGVDLAPSIADAELVLYERLPAAWERRGQFTFLGTGWTVGLADEAALKLREVARAWTESYAAMEYRHGPISISDRSSLVWCLGPAPSGLRDEVESTGALFAADAIDPVAALVRAQRLAVALADRRGLNPDRPRNVSRSVILSGAFRPTAAEAARILRA; encoded by the coding sequence ATGAGCACCCACGTCAGCGCGGAGATCGCCGGTCAGCCCGACTGCTGGCGGCGTGCCGCCGAGATCGCGGACCGGCACCCCGAACCGCTCCCGGCCCGCGGCGAGCGCGTCGCGGTGGTCGGCTGCGGCACCTCGTACTTCATCGCCCGCGCCTACGCCGCCCTGCGCGAGTCCCTCGGCGCGGGCGAGACCGACGCCTTCCCGGCCTCCGACTCCACACCGCTCGGCCGCGGCTACGACCGGATCGTGGCCCTCACGCGCTCCGGCACCACGACGGAGGTCGGGGACCTGCTCGCCCGCGCGGCGGGGAGCATCCCGACGCTCGTCCTCACCGGCGTGCCCGACAGCCCGGCCGGCCGGCTCGCCGACCGGGTGATCGACCTCGGCTTCGCCGACGAACGCTCCGTCGTCCAGACCCGGTTCGCGACCACGGCCCTCCAACTCCTGCGCGCGGGACTCGGCGTGGATCTGGCGCCCTCGATCGCCGACGCCGAACTCGTGCTGTACGAGCGGCTGCCCGCCGCCTGGGAGCGGCGCGGCCAGTTCACCTTCCTCGGCACCGGCTGGACCGTGGGCCTCGCCGACGAGGCGGCGCTCAAACTCCGCGAGGTGGCCCGCGCCTGGACGGAGTCGTACGCGGCGATGGAGTACCGCCACGGCCCGATCAGCATCAGCGACCGGTCCAGCCTCGTCTGGTGCCTCGGCCCCGCCCCCTCCGGGCTGCGGGACGAAGTGGAGTCCACCGGCGCCCTGTTCGCCGCCGACGCGATCGACCCGGTCGCCGCGCTGGTCCGCGCCCAGCGGCTCGCGGTCGCCCTCGCGGACCGGCGCGGACTCAATCCCGACCGGCCCAGGAACGTCTCGCGTTCGGTGATCCTGTCCGGAGCGTTCCGCCCGACCGCTGCGGAGGCGGCCCGTATCCTGCGGGCATGA
- a CDS encoding GntR family transcriptional regulator: MTGRETPASGRELKFRALMAELRRGILDGTWPPGSKLPTERALATETGLSVTTVRRAYEDLVALGLVERRQGAGTFAAHRPERDGAGRRIVGVLVPDTTFYYPRVLQGIEKELAGAGARLVLACSHYDPDEEDAAVERLLSAGVHGLLLVPGLHTATDPGRRVEELLALPVPAVLVERRLAAHGPGDPTEHVCTDHEGGAYDAVRHLHALGHRRLGLVARTDAPTTAPIESGFARALHDLGLPQAPPPERDVMAHWDPDRADRALAALRAAGVTAALCFGDREAALMLAAARRAGVRVPEDLALISYDNEFADIAETPLTAVSPPKYQLGRLAAQILLRRLAEGEAAPLHQVQLRPRLVVRASCGGRPGTGGARKSK, from the coding sequence ATGACGGGACGCGAGACACCGGCATCGGGCCGGGAGCTGAAGTTCCGGGCCCTCATGGCCGAACTGCGGCGCGGCATCCTCGACGGCACCTGGCCGCCCGGCAGCAAGCTCCCCACCGAACGCGCCCTCGCCACCGAGACCGGCCTGTCGGTCACGACCGTCCGCCGCGCCTACGAGGACCTCGTCGCCCTCGGCCTCGTCGAACGACGCCAGGGCGCCGGCACGTTCGCCGCCCACCGCCCCGAACGGGACGGCGCGGGGCGGCGGATCGTCGGCGTCCTCGTCCCCGACACCACCTTCTACTACCCCCGGGTTCTCCAGGGCATCGAGAAGGAACTCGCGGGGGCCGGCGCCCGGCTGGTCCTCGCCTGCTCCCACTACGACCCCGACGAGGAGGACGCCGCCGTCGAACGCCTCCTCTCCGCCGGCGTCCACGGCCTCCTCCTCGTCCCCGGCCTGCACACCGCCACCGACCCCGGACGGCGCGTCGAGGAACTCCTCGCCCTGCCCGTCCCCGCCGTCCTCGTCGAACGCCGCCTGGCCGCCCACGGCCCCGGCGACCCCACCGAGCACGTCTGCACCGACCACGAGGGCGGCGCCTACGACGCGGTCCGCCACCTCCACGCCCTCGGCCACCGGCGGCTCGGCCTGGTCGCCCGTACCGACGCGCCCACCACCGCCCCCATCGAGTCCGGCTTCGCCCGCGCCCTCCACGACCTCGGACTGCCCCAGGCGCCGCCCCCCGAGCGAGACGTGATGGCCCACTGGGACCCCGACCGCGCCGACCGGGCCCTCGCCGCACTGCGCGCCGCCGGGGTCACCGCCGCCCTCTGCTTCGGCGACCGGGAGGCCGCGCTGATGCTGGCCGCGGCCCGCCGCGCCGGGGTCCGCGTCCCGGAGGACCTCGCCCTGATCAGCTACGACAACGAGTTCGCCGACATCGCCGAGACCCCGCTGACGGCCGTGTCCCCGCCCAAGTACCAGCTCGGCCGGCTCGCCGCGCAGATCCTGCTCCGCCGGCTCGCCGAGGGCGAGGCCGCCCCGCTCCACCAGGTGCAGCTGCGCCCCCGGCTGGTCGTCCGGGCCTCCTGCGGGGGACGGCCGGGAACCGGCGGCGCGCGAAAGTCCAAGTGA
- a CDS encoding alpha/beta fold hydrolase: MTTFRQPGLVLTDHRFPVPLDHSRPDGERIEVFGREVVAAGRDGADRDRLPWLLYLEGGPGFGARRFIGPQAWLGRAVKEFRVLLLDQRGTGRSTPANRQTLPLRGTPAEQADHLAHFRADSIVKDCELIRRRLTGGAPWTVLGQSFGGFCATHYLSTAPEGLERVLVTGGLPSLDATADEVYRAAYPRIRRKNEAHFARYPQDAERARAIAAHLLDREVTLPGGGQLTAEAFQSLGILLGSGDGTHQLHLLLEGAFVPTTGGPELSDAFLEQVQAHLSFAGHPLYAVLHEAIYAQGQGPTDWAAERVRAEHPQFDARTALAEGRPFLFTGESVHPWHFTTDPALRPLRDTAELLAARTDWAPLYDPEALAANRVPVAAAVYHDDMYVDTAHSLETARAIHGLRTWVTDEFEHDGLRAGGPRVLDRLLALSRGGALIAPATPA; this comes from the coding sequence GTGACCACCTTCCGGCAGCCGGGACTCGTCCTCACCGACCACCGCTTCCCCGTCCCCCTCGACCACTCCCGCCCCGACGGCGAGCGCATCGAGGTCTTCGGCCGTGAGGTCGTCGCGGCCGGTCGCGACGGAGCGGACCGGGACCGGCTCCCGTGGCTGCTCTACCTGGAGGGCGGCCCCGGCTTCGGCGCCCGCCGCTTCATCGGCCCGCAGGCCTGGCTCGGCCGCGCCGTCAAGGAGTTCCGCGTCCTCCTCCTCGACCAGCGCGGCACCGGCCGCTCCACCCCCGCCAACCGCCAGACCCTGCCCCTGCGCGGCACCCCGGCCGAGCAGGCCGACCACCTCGCCCACTTCCGCGCCGACTCGATCGTCAAGGACTGCGAACTCATCCGCCGCCGCCTCACCGGCGGCGCCCCCTGGACGGTCCTCGGCCAGAGCTTCGGCGGCTTCTGCGCCACCCACTACCTCTCCACCGCCCCCGAGGGCCTGGAAAGGGTCCTCGTCACCGGCGGCCTGCCCTCCCTCGACGCCACCGCCGACGAGGTCTACCGCGCCGCCTACCCCCGTATCCGGCGCAAGAACGAAGCCCACTTCGCCCGCTACCCGCAGGACGCCGAACGGGCCCGCGCCATCGCCGCCCACCTCCTCGACCGCGAGGTGACCCTGCCCGGCGGCGGTCAGCTCACCGCCGAGGCCTTCCAGTCCCTCGGCATCCTCCTCGGCTCGGGCGACGGCACCCACCAGCTCCATCTGCTCCTCGAAGGCGCGTTCGTCCCCACCACCGGCGGCCCCGAACTCTCCGACGCCTTCCTGGAGCAGGTCCAGGCCCACCTGTCGTTCGCCGGTCATCCGCTCTACGCCGTGCTCCACGAGGCCATCTACGCCCAGGGGCAGGGCCCCACCGACTGGGCCGCCGAGCGGGTCCGGGCCGAGCACCCCCAGTTCGACGCCCGCACCGCGCTCGCCGAGGGCCGGCCGTTCCTCTTCACCGGCGAGTCCGTCCACCCGTGGCACTTCACCACCGACCCCGCCCTGCGCCCCCTGCGCGACACCGCCGAACTCCTCGCCGCGCGCACCGACTGGGCACCGCTCTACGACCCCGAAGCCCTCGCCGCCAACCGGGTCCCGGTCGCCGCCGCCGTCTACCACGACGACATGTACGTGGACACCGCCCACTCCCTGGAGACCGCGCGCGCGATCCACGGCCTGCGGACCTGGGTGACGGACGAGTTCGAGCACGACGGGCTGCGGGCGGGCGGCCCCCGCGTACTCGACCGGCTGCTCGCCCTCTCCCGGGGGGGAGCTCTGATCGCTCCGGCCACCCCCGCATAG
- a CDS encoding glycoside hydrolase family 5 protein translates to MTSARSARPRPLRSRLRPGTRRLGVAGAAFGALLLGLATAPTTAGAAPVTPQSAGSAVAKAPAAATPASINGQLKVCGTKLCNQYGKPIQLRGMSSHGTQWYSQCLTGGSLDALAKDWNADVLRVSTYVQEEGYETDPRKYTDLVHSLIEQATARGMYVIVDWHMLDPGDPHYNLARAKTFFTEIAQRHGAKTNLLYEIANEPNGVSWSRIKSYAEKLIPVIRAKDADTPILVGTRAWSSFGVSDGANESEVVSNPVNAANIMYTFHFYAYSHREEYLDTLSRAAAKLPVFVTEFGTQNYAGEGSNDFAMSQKYLDLMAAKKISWVNWNFSDDERTGAVFKTGTCDDGGPWTGTGSLKPAGVWIRDRVRTPDDFPTS, encoded by the coding sequence ATGACTTCGGCACGATCCGCACGACCCCGACCCCTCCGTTCCCGGCTGCGGCCCGGCACCCGCCGCCTCGGCGTCGCCGGAGCCGCCTTCGGAGCCCTGCTCCTCGGCCTCGCCACCGCGCCGACCACCGCCGGCGCCGCCCCCGTCACCCCGCAGTCGGCGGGGTCCGCCGTCGCCAAGGCCCCCGCCGCGGCCACCCCCGCCTCGATCAACGGACAGCTCAAGGTCTGCGGCACCAAGCTCTGCAACCAGTACGGCAAGCCGATCCAGCTCCGCGGCATGTCCAGCCACGGCACCCAGTGGTACAGCCAGTGCCTGACCGGCGGCTCCCTCGACGCCCTCGCCAAGGACTGGAACGCCGACGTCCTGCGCGTCTCCACATACGTCCAGGAGGAGGGCTACGAGACCGACCCCCGCAAGTACACCGACCTCGTGCACTCCCTCATCGAGCAGGCCACCGCGCGCGGCATGTACGTGATCGTCGACTGGCACATGCTCGACCCGGGCGACCCGCACTACAACCTCGCCCGCGCCAAGACCTTCTTCACCGAGATCGCCCAGCGCCACGGAGCCAAGACCAACCTGCTCTACGAGATCGCCAACGAGCCCAACGGCGTCTCCTGGTCCCGGATCAAGAGCTACGCCGAGAAGCTCATCCCGGTCATCCGCGCCAAGGACGCCGACACCCCGATCCTCGTCGGCACACGCGCGTGGTCCTCGTTCGGCGTCTCCGACGGCGCGAACGAGTCCGAGGTCGTGTCCAACCCCGTGAACGCCGCCAACATCATGTACACCTTCCACTTCTACGCGTACTCGCACCGGGAGGAGTACCTGGACACCCTGTCCCGCGCCGCCGCCAAGCTGCCCGTCTTCGTCACCGAGTTCGGCACCCAGAACTACGCGGGCGAGGGCAGCAACGACTTCGCGATGTCGCAGAAGTACCTCGACCTGATGGCCGCGAAGAAGATCAGCTGGGTCAACTGGAACTTCTCCGACGACGAGCGCACCGGCGCGGTCTTCAAGACCGGCACCTGCGACGACGGCGGCCCCTGGACCGGCACCGGCTCGCTGAAGCCCGCCGGCGTCTGGATCCGGGACCGCGTCAGGACGCCGGACGACTTCCCCACTTCCTGA